A single window of Drosophila suzukii chromosome 3, CBGP_Dsuzu_IsoJpt1.0, whole genome shotgun sequence DNA harbors:
- the LOC139352916 gene encoding uncharacterized protein, whose amino-acid sequence MQVLCARVQMHNAKELTNSTYRLCAVRTASAFRTTQRSSLQAKFPYVNWRGSHRTKTEVKRSARMQSVDNWQAAWDNSSKGRWTLDARVNRKHGQVDFYLTQALSEHGCFRSFLKRFGHDTENGCPESGSGIVEDDQHVLF is encoded by the coding sequence ATGCAAGTGCTTTGCGCACGCGTACAGATGCATAACGCGAAGGAGCTAACGAACTCGACGTACCGCCTTTGTGCTGTCAGAACAGCGAGTGCCTTCCGGACGACGCAGCGCTCGTCATTGCAGGCCAAGTTCCCCTATGTGAACTGGCGCGGGAGCCACAGAACCAAGACCGAGGTGAAGAGGAGTgccaggatgcagagcgtcgacaactggcaggcagcctgggacaACTCCAGCAAGGGACGCTGGACGCTGGACGCAAGGGTAAATAGGAAGCACGGCCAGGTAGATTTCTACCTCACGCAGGCGCTGAGTGAACATGGTTGCTTTCGAAGCTTCCTTAAGCGCTTCGGACACGACACGGAGAACGGTTGTCCAGAGTCCGGCAGTGGGATTGTTGAGGACGATCAGCATGTCCTATTTTAA